GAGAAAGATTCACAGGATCTGGCGGCATCTTTTCAAACAGCTGTGGGAGATGTTCTTGTGGAGAGAAGTAGAAACGCCTTTCAGTTGGCTGCGGAGCATATGCCAAGGTGTGGCACCTTTGTAGTTTCAGGAGGAGTTGCGGCAAACCACTATCTTCGTAGCAGGCTGGAACAGGCGGCCCAGGAAAATTCCTTGCGTTTTTGTGCCCCTCCCGTTAGTCTTTGCACGGACAATGGCGCTATGATTGCGTGGGCTGGATTAGAACGGTTTAAACTGGGGCTAATCGATGGCATGGATTTTGCACCACGTCCAAGGTGGCCACTTGAGGAGCTAAGTGCGACGTGCACTTCCTAAACAGTATTTTAAATGGGCTTAATTTTAGAACGGGTTACATTCAATGCGTAAAGTAGGAATCATTGGTGCGGGATCATGGGGGACAGCCCTTGCTATGGTTGCACTGCGAGCTGGATCTTCAGTGAAAATTTTTGCGCGCGCTGGTAAGACGGTTGAAGAAATTAATAACAGTCATACCAATGCTAGATATCTTCCGGGGGTTACCTTAGATCCAAGTTTGATAGCAACACGCGAGCTCAAGGATATAGCTGAGTGTGATCTCATTGTGTTGGCTGTTCCGGCTCAGGCTATTCGTAGTGCGGTCAAATCAATAGAGCCCTTCATAACAAAGCCGACGTTATTTGTTCTTGCGTCTAAAGGGATAGAGCTTTCTTCAGGGAAACTTATGAGTGAAGTTATAGAGGAAATTCTACCCATTGGTTCTTGTGCTGTTCTGTCGGGGCCTTCATTTGCTAAGGAGGTCGCAGGAAACCTTCCAACGGCTAGCACGATTGCTGCCGAAAAGTCTTCTGAGATAGATCACGTTATTGATGCATTGGGGAGTCGGACTTTTCGACTCTATGGGAGCAAGGATATGATAGGCCTGCAAATTGCGGGGGCTCTTAAAAATGTTCTTGCCATTGGTTCAGGATTCGTTACTGGAAAAGGTTTTGGCGAAAATGCAAGAGCGGCCCTAATTACAAGAGGCCTTTTTGAGATGACTCAGTTGGGGTTAAGTTTAGGGGCTAAAGCAGAGACGTTTATGGGGTTGTCTGGGCTTGGAGATTTACTTTTGACGACCATGGGAGATCAGTCAAGGAACATGACATTAGGAAAAGCCCTAGGAAAGGGCTCTTCTTTAAGTGAAATTATGGAGAATCAGAACCAAGTAACTGAAGGGGTTTACACAGCGGATTCACTTCAAAAGATTGCGGACAAAGCAGGCGTAGAAATGCCTATTTGTACGAGCATCAGGAGAGTTCTGAATGGAGAAATTTCGGCAAGTGATGCGGTTGAGCTTTTACTTTCTCGGCCGTATGGAAAAGAAGAAGTGGACTTTTCCCAAATAAAACAATCTGCATGATCAAAGAGAAATATGATGGCATATTGGCTAGTTAAATCAGAACCTGGAACTTGGTCATGGGCAGACCATAAAGAAGCTGGTGTTGCAGAATGGGATGGTGTAAGGAATTTTCAGGCTCGAAATAATTTAAAGGGTATGAAGGTCGGAGACCTTGCTTTCTTTTACCACTCGGTTAATGAAAAGCAAATTGTTGGGATTGTTGAAGTCGTTAAGGAGTATTATCCAGATCCTACGGATG
This is a stretch of genomic DNA from Alphaproteobacteria bacterium. It encodes these proteins:
- a CDS encoding EVE domain-containing protein: MAYWLVKSEPGTWSWADHKEAGVAEWDGVRNFQARNNLKGMKVGDLAFFYHSVNEKQIVGIVEVVKEYYPDPTDESGRFGMVDFKAKETLGTPVTLEAIKKDSQLSQMALVRQGRLSVMPVEESSWNLICQMGGIGKE
- a CDS encoding NAD(P)-dependent glycerol-3-phosphate dehydrogenase, whose product is MRKVGIIGAGSWGTALAMVALRAGSSVKIFARAGKTVEEINNSHTNARYLPGVTLDPSLIATRELKDIAECDLIVLAVPAQAIRSAVKSIEPFITKPTLFVLASKGIELSSGKLMSEVIEEILPIGSCAVLSGPSFAKEVAGNLPTASTIAAEKSSEIDHVIDALGSRTFRLYGSKDMIGLQIAGALKNVLAIGSGFVTGKGFGENARAALITRGLFEMTQLGLSLGAKAETFMGLSGLGDLLLTTMGDQSRNMTLGKALGKGSSLSEIMENQNQVTEGVYTADSLQKIADKAGVEMPICTSIRRVLNGEISASDAVELLLSRPYGKEEVDFSQIKQSA